Proteins found in one Sorghum bicolor cultivar BTx623 chromosome 1, Sorghum_bicolor_NCBIv3, whole genome shotgun sequence genomic segment:
- the LOC8084909 gene encoding uncharacterized protein LOC8084909 isoform X2, with protein MASPPPSPAPHPTSAAAAAAVGNGHATSASPVDALFLQNLMSRVQLRPPFLDTNSFLTQDLDDFLLNEFAALSAAAGASDDDEDEEDEDGGLAGGEGSGEARRRRMLAREEAKLEKEIVRMVLAGEAEDKLKPNSGQSVAVGDHHLCVGFHDDASGEYRIWEWHGHVMLFDDDDGYSAEYIYGNHFEPLAAATARAKKKEKEMREKDMSMGLRDLVLDTDDGGNGSLSKVNRSNGGHRVVRRNVVNAPPTPAR; from the coding sequence atggcctcgccgccgccgtctcctGCGCCGCACCCCACTTCCGCAGCAGCCGCAGCTGCGGTGGGCAATGGTCACGCCACCTCCGCTTCGCCGGTGGACGCGCTCTTCCTCCAGAACCTCATGAGCCGCGTCCAGCTCCGCCCGCCCTTCCTCGACACCAACTCATTCCTCACCCAGGACCTTGACGACTTCCTCCTCAACGAGTTCGCCGCGCTATCCGCCGCCGCAGGGGCGTCGGATGATGACGAagacgaggaggatgaggacgGTGGGCTCGCTGGCGGGGAGGGCTCCGGGgaggcgaggcggcggcggatgCTGGCGAGGGAGGAGGCGAAGTTGGAGAAGGAGATCGTGCGGATGGTGCTGGCCGGGGAGGCCGAGGACAAGCTCAAGCCCAATTCGGGTCAGTCCGTGGCCGTCGGCGACCACCACCTCTGCGTCGGCTTCCATGACGACGCCAGCGGGGAGTATCGCATCTGGGAATGGCACGGCCACGTCATGTtgttcgacgacgacgacggataCTCCGCAGAGTACATTTATGGTAACCACTTCGAGCCGCTTGCTGCTGCCACAGCCCGGgccaagaagaaggagaaggagatgagagAGAAGGACATGAGCATGGGGCTTCGGGATTTGGTCTTGGACACTGACGACGGTGGCAATGGCAGTCTCTCCAAAGTGAACCGCAGCAATGGAGGGCACAGGGTAGTGCGCAGGAATGTCGTCAATGCCCCTCCCACGCCTGCTAGGTAA
- the LOC8084909 gene encoding uncharacterized protein LOC8084909 isoform X1, producing the protein MASPPPSPAPHPTSAAAAAAVGNGHATSASPVDALFLQNLMSRVQLRPPFLDTNSFLTQDLDDFLLNEFAALSAAAGASDDDEDEEDEDGGLAGGEGSGEARRRRMLAREEAKLEKEIVRMVLAGEAEDKLKPNSGQSVAVGDHHLCVGFHDDASGEYRIWEWHGHVMLFDDDDGYSAEYIYGNHFEPLAAATARAKKKEKEMREKDMSMGLRDLVLDTDDGGNGSLSKVNRSNGGHRVVRRNVVNAPPTPARYI; encoded by the exons atggcctcgccgccgccgtctcctGCGCCGCACCCCACTTCCGCAGCAGCCGCAGCTGCGGTGGGCAATGGTCACGCCACCTCCGCTTCGCCGGTGGACGCGCTCTTCCTCCAGAACCTCATGAGCCGCGTCCAGCTCCGCCCGCCCTTCCTCGACACCAACTCATTCCTCACCCAGGACCTTGACGACTTCCTCCTCAACGAGTTCGCCGCGCTATCCGCCGCCGCAGGGGCGTCGGATGATGACGAagacgaggaggatgaggacgGTGGGCTCGCTGGCGGGGAGGGCTCCGGGgaggcgaggcggcggcggatgCTGGCGAGGGAGGAGGCGAAGTTGGAGAAGGAGATCGTGCGGATGGTGCTGGCCGGGGAGGCCGAGGACAAGCTCAAGCCCAATTCGGGTCAGTCCGTGGCCGTCGGCGACCACCACCTCTGCGTCGGCTTCCATGACGACGCCAGCGGGGAGTATCGCATCTGGGAATGGCACGGCCACGTCATGTtgttcgacgacgacgacggataCTCCGCAGAGTACATTTATGGTAACCACTTCGAGCCGCTTGCTGCTGCCACAGCCCGGgccaagaagaaggagaaggagatgagagAGAAGGACATGAGCATGGGGCTTCGGGATTTGGTCTTGGACACTGACGACGGTGGCAATGGCAGTCTCTCCAAAGTGAACCGCAGCAATGGAGGGCACAGGGTAGTGCGCAGGAATGTCGTCAATGCCCCTCCCACGCCTGCTAG GTATATCTGA
- the LOC8081474 gene encoding zinc finger protein ZAT12, whose product MAYGKRTRQKAEEMVWLPDGADVARFLLLFSGDHQHHYHGAGGVASTDAASSAPERVFECKTCNRQFPSFQALGGHRASHKKPRLADGGVDAAAAEPPKPKVHGCSICGLEFAIGQALGGHMRRHRAADQADGGSPGLGLGLSLGTGLLAPKDDSGKKTAPPAELVLDLNAVPELEEEQDRARLSIEFPVAVVDFLR is encoded by the coding sequence ATGGCGTATGGCAAGAGGACACGGCAGAAGGCCGAGGAGATGGTCTGGCTGCCCGACGGCGCCGACGTCGCGCGCTTCCTGCTGCTCTTCTCGGGAGACCACCAGCACCACTACCACGGCGCCGGCGGCGTGGCATCCacggacgcggcctcctcggcgCCCGAGCGGGTGTTCGAGTGCAAGACCTGCAACAGGCAGTTCCCGTCTTTCCAGGCGCTCGGCGGCCACCGGGCCAGCCACAAGAAGCCCCGCCTCGCGGACGGCGGCGTcgacgccgccgcggccgagccGCCCAAGCCCAAGGTACACGGCTGCTCCATCTGCGGTCTCGAGTTCGCCATCGGCCAGGCGCTCGGCGGCCACATGCGCCGCCACCGGGCTGCCGATCAGGCGGACGGCGGCAGCCCCGGACTCGGGCTTGGCCTCAGCCTCGGCACCGGGCTACTCGCCCCGAAAGACGACAGCGGCAAGAAGACCGCGCCGCCGGCCGAGCTCGTGCTGGACCTTAACGCCGTGCCGGAgctggaggaggagcaggatcgCGCCAGGCTCTCCATCGAATTCCCCGTAGCAGTAGTTGACTTCTTACGTTAA
- the LOC8084909 gene encoding uncharacterized protein LOC8084909 isoform X3 — MASPPPSPAPHPTSAAAAAAVGNGHATSASPVDALFLQNLMSRVQLRPPFLDTNSFLTQDLDDFLLNEFAALSAAAGASDDDEDEEDEDGGLAGGEGSGEARRRRMLAREEAKLEKEIVRMVLAGEAEDKLKPNSGQSVAVGDHHLCVGFHDDASGEYRIWEWHGHVMLFDDDDGYSAEYIYGNHFEPLAAATARAKKKEKEMREKDMSMGLRDLVLDTDDGGNGSLSKVNRSNGGHRVVRRNVVNAPPTPAR, encoded by the coding sequence atggcctcgccgccgccgtctcctGCGCCGCACCCCACTTCCGCAGCAGCCGCAGCTGCGGTGGGCAATGGTCACGCCACCTCCGCTTCGCCGGTGGACGCGCTCTTCCTCCAGAACCTCATGAGCCGCGTCCAGCTCCGCCCGCCCTTCCTCGACACCAACTCATTCCTCACCCAGGACCTTGACGACTTCCTCCTCAACGAGTTCGCCGCGCTATCCGCCGCCGCAGGGGCGTCGGATGATGACGAagacgaggaggatgaggacgGTGGGCTCGCTGGCGGGGAGGGCTCCGGGgaggcgaggcggcggcggatgCTGGCGAGGGAGGAGGCGAAGTTGGAGAAGGAGATCGTGCGGATGGTGCTGGCCGGGGAGGCCGAGGACAAGCTCAAGCCCAATTCGGGTCAGTCCGTGGCCGTCGGCGACCACCACCTCTGCGTCGGCTTCCATGACGACGCCAGCGGGGAGTATCGCATCTGGGAATGGCACGGCCACGTCATGTtgttcgacgacgacgacggataCTCCGCAGAGTACATTTATGGTAACCACTTCGAGCCGCTTGCTGCTGCCACAGCCCGGgccaagaagaaggagaaggagatgagagAGAAGGACATGAGCATGGGGCTTCGGGATTTGGTCTTGGACACTGACGACGGTGGCAATGGCAGTCTCTCCAAAGTGAACCGCAGCAATGGAGGGCACAGGGTAGTGCGCAGGAATGTCGTCAATGCCCCTCCCACGCCTGCTAG